TTGTTGGTTACCACCAGAAAGATTCATAATCTTGGTTGATTGGCTTGGAGTTTTAACTTCCATTGATTCTATGACCTTGTCAGTGTCTTCTTTTAGGGCCTTATCGCTTACTATAGAATGTTTTGAATATTTTTTGATGTTGGCTATGGTTGCATTTAGCCTGATTGCTGCATAAGGAAAGATCCCTGTGGCCCTTCTTTCTTCTGTAACAAGGGCAAAGCCGTTTTTTATTGCTTCGATTGGGTCCTTGTTTTGTACTTCTTTGCCGTGAATGAAAATTTGACCAGATTCCTTCTGTCTTAGGCCAAAGATTGTTTCAACAAGTTCTGTCCTTCTAGAACCAACTAAGCCTGCCACTCCGAGGATTTCGCCCTTTTGTAGGGTGAAACTTATGTCTGTGACGGTTGGTTTATATTTGCCTGAAAGGTTTTTAACTTCGAGCATGACCTCATCTTTTATATATTCGTCAGTCTTTAGGCTTGTAGCGTCAATCTTTCTACCAACCATTAGTTTGATTATTTCGTCCTTGCTAAGTTCACTTGCTGGTTTACAATCGATGAATTTACCATCACGCATGACTGTTACAAAGTCAGAAATAGAAAGAATTTCTTCCATCTTGTGGGAGATGTAGATTATTCCTACGCCTTGGGTCCTAAGTTTGTTTATAATTTCAAATAATTTGTCAACTTCAGATTCTGTTAGAGAACTGGTTGGCTCGTCTAAAACTAGGATTTTGGCGTCATAGGAAACAGCTTTTGCTATTTCAATAAGCTGTCTTTCTGCAACTGAATACTTGCCGATTATCTTTTTTGGGTCAAAGTTTAGGCCAAGCCTGTCAAAGAGGTCTTGGGTTTCTTGTTTCATTTTTTTGTGGTCTATGATTCCGTATTTGTTTGGAAACCTGCCAAGCATGATATTTTCAGCGACAGATCTCATAGATACTTGGTTTAATTCTTGGTGAACCATGGCAACTCCACTATCTAGGGCGTCTTTTGGGTCCTTGTAGGAGACCTTTTTGCCGTCTATATAGATTTCACCAGAATCTGGAGTATATATGCCAAAGAGGCACTTCATGAGGGTAGATTTACCTGCACCATTTTCTCCCATCAAGGCATGGACGGTGCCTCTCTCTAGGGAGAAGTCTACCTCGTCTAGGGCCTTGACACCTGGGAAGGTTTTGGTAATTTTTCTCATTTCTAATAAATTACTCATATCTTCCTCTCTATAATAATTCAGAGGCAAGGAAAAAACCAATGCCTCTGAATAATAAACTACTATTTACCTGTGTAGATTTGATAATCAATTCTGATTGATTTTTTATCTGCTCCAAGCTTGTATTCTGTACCGTCAATAAAGTCGCCATTTCCTAGTTTGTTTTTCATTGTTACGATAAGAGCTTTTGCCATACCTTCAGCGTCTTGTTTTACAGTACCAGACATTGTTCCTTTGTTGATTTCTGCAACAGCAAGGTCTGTAGCATCTACACCTACAACTACCATGTTGTCTTCAGAAGAACCAGTGTTCATACCAACTGCTTGTAGGGCTGAGATAGCACCGATTGCCATACCATCGTTGTTAGCGATAACTGCATCGATATTATCTTGGTTAGTTTGTAGCCATGTATCCATAGCTGTTTTAGCCTTATCTGTATCCCATTTAGCATCTTGGAATGCAACTTCGTTTACTTTGATGCCGTTTTCTTCAAGAGTTTTTACAGAATATTCTGTTCTTGCTTGAGCTTCTGGGTTATCAAGACCACCGTTAAGCATTACATAGTCAAGAACTCCGTTGCCGTTTCTATCCATGTCGCCTTTTTTCCAAAGATCTGTTAGGATTTGGCCTTGCATTTTACCAGCTTCTGGAGCATCTGTACCGATGAATAAGAATTCTTTTAGGTCTTCTTCTGTCATAGATTCAGTCATATCTCTGTTAAAGAATGCTGTTGGAATGCCGCTTGCTTTGATAGTTTCCATAGCTGTTGGAGCTGCAGAAATATCTACGATATTAAGAAGGATACCATCAACGTTTTGAGCTATAACGTTGTTAAGTTGGTCTGTTTGTGTACCTTGGTTGTTTTGACCATCTTGGAAAACAAGTTCTATAGAGTCGTCTTCTGCGTCAAGTTTTTCTAGTTGTTGACGAACAGAAGCGATATAGGTATCAGAACCATTGTAAAGAAGAACAGCTATTTTCTTAGTCTTACCGTCTGATTTTTCTTCTTTGCCTTCTTCAGCTTTTTCTTCTACTTTAGCTTCTTCCTTGCCTTCTTCAGCTGGTTTGTTTGAACCACAGCTGGTAATACCAAGTGATAAAGCCATCACCAATGCTAAGCTTGCAAATTTTCTAATATTCATAATTCCCTCCTGTGAATATTATAATAACGATTTCCTTATTCTAATATGATTGTTTTAGGAATCGTCCCGATCTAGCAAAACGTTTTTTATTTGCTATCGTAATTTAAATATAACCTATTTCTAAATTTCTGTCAACACTTTCTGACAATAACAAACAGAATTTTTTTAGAAAATTAGGTAAAAATTCAGGGTAAAAAGATATATAAAATATCTAATAAAGTTCTAATTTTAGGGAAAAATGCAACATTAAGATTGAGAATTAAAAAAATTAATAAAAGGGAAAATTTTTTAAAAAAAACTTTTTCCGTAAATTAAAAATAGACTATAAAAAATCTCTTAAATTCTTAAATTTTGGGTATTTATTATATAAATAGAAATAAAAAACGTTTTATTGACAAGAGCGGTGTATAGGTATATACTAGAGCCAAACAAAAACAAACATAAAAGAACACAAGGAGGCAAGATGAGTAAGGAAATTTATTTAGGAGTAGACGGCGGAGGCACAAAAACAGCCTTTATCCTAGAAAAAGATGGAAAAACTTATCTCCACAAAGAAGGCACAATCCACTTAAGCCAAATATCTAGAGACGAGTTTAAAAAGAGAATTAAAAATGCTGTAGAAGTCCTTACAAAAGAAGTGGTGATCACAAATAAGGACATTGCTTACACTTTTGTATCAGTTCCAGGCTATGGCCAATATCCAGAAGACGAAGCTTTTATAGACCAGAGCCTAAGGGAAATTTTAGGGACAGGTAATTTCAAGGTCGGCAACGACTGCCTAAATGCTTGGGCAGGTTCCCTAAACGCAAAGCCAGGTATAAACCTAATTTTAGGTACAGGATCAATAGGTTTTGGCCTTGATGATAAGGGAAATTCCCTAAGGTGTGGCGGCTGGGGCCCACTCATTTCTGATGAATCAAGTGGATATTACCTCGGTCTTAGACTCATAAATTATTTTACCAAACAAAGTGACGGCAGAATCCCAAAAACTATGCTCTATGATCTAATTAAAGAAGAACTAAAAATCGATGATGATTTTGAAATAATCCCAATGGCAGAAGGCATGACCAGGGATGAGCTAGCGGCAGTGAGCAAAATTTTAGGAAAACTCTTGGAAAACAAAGACGAGTGTGCCCTAGAATTAATAGACAAAGCTGGATACGAGGCAGCCTTAACCATAAATACCTTGGCAAAACAGCTAGACTTTGAAGGAAAAGTCCTAGCTTCTTATTCAGGCGGGGTCTTTAATCTAGGGGATGAACTAATAGGAAAAATCGAACAATATTTAGATCCAAATATCGAACTAGTAAAACCATACGCAGACCCAACCCAAGGCGCTCTAATCCTTGCTAAGAAGTTTTCTAAAGAAAATTAGCAAATATTGCAATTAAGGTGTTGACAAAAAATTATAAGCTTGTATATTGAAAGTGAACAAAAACGATAAAAAGAAAACACAAACAAACATCAATTTCAATTAAGTTTTGAGAATAAAAAGAAAAACCATTTGAAATTGGCTTAGATTTCTTGTTTGAAAAGCTGTGCGTAAAAAATATAAG
This genomic window from Anaerococcus murdochii contains:
- a CDS encoding sugar ABC transporter ATP-binding protein, with protein sequence MSNLLEMRKITKTFPGVKALDEVDFSLERGTVHALMGENGAGKSTLMKCLFGIYTPDSGEIYIDGKKVSYKDPKDALDSGVAMVHQELNQVSMRSVAENIMLGRFPNKYGIIDHKKMKQETQDLFDRLGLNFDPKKIIGKYSVAERQLIEIAKAVSYDAKILVLDEPTSSLTESEVDKLFEIINKLRTQGVGIIYISHKMEEILSISDFVTVMRDGKFIDCKPASELSKDEIIKLMVGRKIDATSLKTDEYIKDEVMLEVKNLSGKYKPTVTDISFTLQKGEILGVAGLVGSRRTELVETIFGLRQKESGQIFIHGKEVQNKDPIEAIKNGFALVTEERRATGIFPYAAIRLNATIANIKKYSKHSIVSDKALKEDTDKVIESMEVKTPSQSTKIMNLSGGNQQKVIIGRWLLTDPDVLLLDEPTRGIDVGAKYEIYKLIGDLAKEGKSVIFISSEMAELQMVCNRIMVMSNGRLAGIEKNDENLTQEKIMALQAKYV
- a CDS encoding galactose ABC transporter substrate-binding protein; amino-acid sequence: MNIRKFASLALVMALSLGITSCGSNKPAEEGKEEAKVEEKAEEGKEEKSDGKTKKIAVLLYNGSDTYIASVRQQLEKLDAEDDSIELVFQDGQNNQGTQTDQLNNVIAQNVDGILLNIVDISAAPTAMETIKASGIPTAFFNRDMTESMTEEDLKEFLFIGTDAPEAGKMQGQILTDLWKKGDMDRNGNGVLDYVMLNGGLDNPEAQARTEYSVKTLEENGIKVNEVAFQDAKWDTDKAKTAMDTWLQTNQDNIDAVIANNDGMAIGAISALQAVGMNTGSSEDNMVVVGVDATDLAVAEINKGTMSGTVKQDAEGMAKALIVTMKNKLGNGDFIDGTEYKLGADKKSIRIDYQIYTGK
- a CDS encoding N-acetylglucosamine kinase, with protein sequence MSKEIYLGVDGGGTKTAFILEKDGKTYLHKEGTIHLSQISRDEFKKRIKNAVEVLTKEVVITNKDIAYTFVSVPGYGQYPEDEAFIDQSLREILGTGNFKVGNDCLNAWAGSLNAKPGINLILGTGSIGFGLDDKGNSLRCGGWGPLISDESSGYYLGLRLINYFTKQSDGRIPKTMLYDLIKEELKIDDDFEIIPMAEGMTRDELAAVSKILGKLLENKDECALELIDKAGYEAALTINTLAKQLDFEGKVLASYSGGVFNLGDELIGKIEQYLDPNIELVKPYADPTQGALILAKKFSKEN